A window from Planococcus maritimus encodes these proteins:
- a CDS encoding KinB-signaling pathway activation protein, translating into MTIRNWVKFALTALLIGGGITGLLGIFIRWNDVFSEAAQNGQWGEFIAGFVWMIVVGLTMSLIAQMGFFAYLTIHQFGHNMFRSLRLWNWVQLLIIAIVIFDLIVFRFLPNVETGGQGFLYGVLLFILLAVSLTTAYFKAKWTAKSAFISALFFMIVVTTLEWLPALMVRAGNVDSWVTLLLFPLLAVNAYQLLALPKYNEKSEEDRVKLEARRAARKAQAAENKK; encoded by the coding sequence GTGACTATACGAAATTGGGTTAAATTTGCATTAACTGCATTATTAATAGGTGGGGGGATTACCGGACTCCTCGGAATTTTCATCCGCTGGAACGATGTCTTCTCAGAAGCTGCGCAAAATGGGCAGTGGGGAGAATTCATCGCAGGCTTTGTGTGGATGATCGTCGTCGGATTGACGATGAGCTTGATTGCGCAGATGGGCTTCTTTGCTTACCTGACCATCCATCAGTTCGGCCATAATATGTTCCGCTCGCTGCGGCTGTGGAATTGGGTCCAGCTATTGATCATCGCCATCGTGATCTTCGACTTGATTGTCTTCCGCTTTCTTCCGAATGTCGAAACAGGCGGCCAAGGATTCTTATACGGCGTGTTATTGTTCATTTTGCTAGCGGTGTCGCTCACAACGGCTTACTTCAAAGCAAAATGGACAGCGAAGTCAGCATTTATTTCAGCGCTGTTCTTTATGATTGTCGTCACAACCTTGGAATGGCTGCCAGCCTTAATGGTAAGAGCGGGCAATGTAGACAGCTGGGTGACCTTGCTGCTGTTCCCATTGCTTGCGGTAAATGCCTATCAACTTCTCGCCTTGCCGAAGTACAATGAGAAGTCTGAAGAAGACCGTGTGAAACTCGAAGCGCGCCGTGCTGCCAGAAAAGCGCAGGCAGCTGAGAACAAGAAATGA
- a CDS encoding citrate synthase/methylcitrate synthase, whose translation MFQKGLKGIVAVQTAIASVEGDKGELRYRGQLVHEATEGKSFEQTAYFLWHGHHASRAELASLTQDLISYRQLPDYLIAIAQTLPIETSLMDGMRTLVSAYQHAEFKELESQQQANALTAALPVMTALLYRKSIGQEFIAPRSDLSHTANYLWMIKGEMPTPTQTEALETYLNLTMEHGMNASTFASRVTISTESDLSAAIVSALGTMKGPLHGGAPSGVLELLDEIQSPERIKAVIEQKLAQGEKIMGFGHRVYRTEDPRALLLREKCHQLQQKDAWLNLAVLAESEITHLLNAQKPGRALYTNVEFYAAAIMRSIQMPPVLFTPTFSIARIVGWTAHAIEQQQDNVIFRPQSEYIGN comes from the coding sequence ATGTTTCAAAAAGGCTTGAAAGGCATCGTCGCTGTTCAAACTGCCATTGCCTCTGTTGAAGGAGATAAAGGAGAACTTCGTTATCGTGGCCAATTGGTTCATGAAGCAACTGAAGGAAAAAGTTTCGAACAAACCGCCTATTTTCTATGGCATGGCCATCACGCATCCCGCGCAGAACTTGCAAGTCTGACACAGGACTTAATATCCTATCGCCAACTGCCGGACTATCTCATCGCAATCGCACAAACGCTTCCGATAGAAACCTCTTTAATGGATGGCATGCGAACACTGGTCTCAGCCTATCAGCACGCCGAATTCAAGGAACTTGAGTCCCAACAGCAAGCCAACGCTTTAACAGCCGCCCTTCCCGTTATGACTGCTTTGCTGTATCGGAAAAGCATCGGTCAGGAATTCATCGCACCTAGAAGCGATCTCAGCCACACCGCTAATTATTTATGGATGATCAAAGGCGAAATGCCAACACCCACCCAAACAGAAGCTTTGGAAACCTACCTGAACTTAACGATGGAACACGGCATGAATGCCTCCACTTTCGCCAGCCGTGTCACCATTTCCACGGAATCCGACTTGAGCGCCGCTATCGTTTCCGCACTCGGTACGATGAAAGGCCCCCTGCATGGAGGTGCCCCGTCTGGCGTCCTGGAACTACTCGACGAAATCCAAAGCCCTGAGAGGATCAAAGCCGTCATCGAACAAAAACTGGCTCAAGGCGAAAAAATCATGGGCTTCGGCCACCGCGTATACCGTACAGAAGATCCACGTGCGCTTCTGCTGCGCGAAAAATGCCACCAGCTTCAGCAAAAAGACGCGTGGCTGAACCTCGCTGTCCTGGCAGAGTCCGAAATCACTCACTTATTGAATGCGCAAAAACCGGGACGAGCCCTTTACACAAATGTAGAATTTTATGCAGCTGCGATCATGCGCTCTATTCAAATGCCACCTGTGCTCTTTACCCCAACCTTCAGCATCGCACGGATCGTCGGCTGGACCGCACACGCGATAGAACAGCAGCAAGATAACGTGATTTTCCGGCCACAATCCGAATATATTGGAAACTAA
- a CDS encoding LysR family transcriptional regulator, producing MEMQWLRTFADAAETLNFRKTSERLMLSQPSVTVHIRQLEAYLGIRLFDRIKNRVVLTEEGRHFKQQAEKLVEIFDATVDDIQSFAQGYRRKWTIAISPLMAETVLPYILNSFTKAHPDLELVIRVEESEAIEGLVESGEVAAGISALVPVKRVILHEVVYEDPLILIMPRDAYDDEHGPVVSAEEALRKHYIFTHHHPVFWEELLVKLRVQLPGIRTMTVTQAHIAKRFIQEGLGVSFLPRSMVRRELIEGRLMEVRFDLFPLPTVATYFLARSMGELEKDFLSRIQSVYFQ from the coding sequence ATGGAGATGCAATGGCTAAGGACTTTTGCGGATGCGGCAGAAACCTTGAATTTCCGCAAGACTTCGGAACGTTTGATGTTGTCTCAGCCAAGTGTGACGGTACATATCCGTCAGTTGGAAGCGTATTTGGGAATCCGCTTATTTGATCGCATCAAAAATCGTGTGGTGCTGACCGAGGAAGGGCGCCATTTTAAGCAGCAGGCAGAAAAATTGGTGGAAATATTCGATGCCACCGTAGACGACATCCAGTCATTTGCCCAAGGTTACCGGCGAAAATGGACCATCGCTATTTCGCCGTTGATGGCGGAGACGGTGTTGCCGTATATTCTAAATTCGTTTACGAAAGCCCATCCGGATCTCGAACTGGTGATTCGTGTGGAGGAGTCGGAAGCGATCGAGGGCTTAGTGGAAAGCGGGGAAGTGGCTGCGGGTATATCCGCCTTAGTTCCAGTTAAGCGCGTCATCCTCCATGAAGTGGTCTATGAGGATCCTTTGATACTCATCATGCCAAGGGATGCGTATGACGACGAGCACGGACCGGTAGTTTCGGCCGAAGAGGCTTTGCGAAAACACTACATTTTTACGCATCATCACCCTGTGTTTTGGGAAGAGTTGTTGGTGAAACTACGCGTGCAGCTCCCGGGAATTCGGACGATGACGGTGACGCAAGCCCACATCGCGAAGCGCTTTATCCAAGAAGGGCTCGGTGTGTCGTTTTTGCCGAGGTCAATGGTGCGCCGTGAGTTAATTGAAGGGCGGCTGATGGAAGTTCGATTTGACTTGTTTCCATTGCCTACTGTGGCGACGTATTTCCTGGCGCGCAGCATGGGTGAGCTGGAAAAGGATTTTTTGAGCCGCATTCAATCGGTGTATTTTCAATGA
- a CDS encoding GNAT family N-acetyltransferase yields MYIEQRNIRLRLLKREDFEALWTLYTPDIFEYMLTKVERFEDLEAWLSTGMNQSNVLVFAVELPESGEIVGTTRLYAIDDTNRSCEIGATFYSEKAQRTHVNTAVKHALLGYCFEEREMIRVQFKTDADNIRSQQSIERIGAVKEGHLRNERIRSTGQPRDAIVYSIIDREWPDVKKALEEKMNKYSE; encoded by the coding sequence ATGTATATTGAACAGCGCAATATTCGGCTTCGTTTGCTGAAACGTGAGGATTTTGAGGCATTATGGACGCTTTATACACCGGATATCTTTGAATACATGCTGACGAAAGTAGAGCGTTTTGAAGATTTGGAGGCGTGGCTATCGACTGGCATGAACCAATCCAATGTGCTGGTATTTGCCGTGGAGCTGCCGGAAAGTGGCGAGATTGTTGGCACAACCCGCCTTTATGCCATTGACGATACGAACAGAAGCTGCGAAATCGGCGCAACTTTTTACAGTGAAAAAGCACAGCGCACTCATGTCAATACGGCCGTCAAACATGCGCTGCTAGGCTATTGTTTCGAAGAGCGGGAGATGATTCGCGTCCAGTTCAAAACCGATGCTGACAATATCCGTTCCCAACAATCGATCGAACGTATTGGAGCGGTCAAAGAAGGGCATTTGCGCAACGAACGGATTCGCTCGACAGGTCAACCGAGAGATGCCATTGTCTATTCCATTATCGACCGGGAATGGCCAGATGTGAAAAAAGCCCTGGAAGAAAAAATGAATAAATATTCGGAATAA